From Nicotiana tabacum cultivar K326 chromosome 20, ASM71507v2, whole genome shotgun sequence, one genomic window encodes:
- the LOC107808235 gene encoding uncharacterized protein LOC107808235 codes for MEQSDENQRVSWRNVNVVNTFLETCIEEVSLNGRLRNSLKPDSWNKVKLALETSHGLRVTQKQMKNHYDYLKEKYQAWLPITKKTGNFYDPATNSIRMSNVEWDEYIKAHPKAKTLKSSPLPFPDLCTRLFEDSSGTEVHGQSPSGTIPGPNMSYVSTDKDIDTPDVAEDLLGDKNDGASNNSTSQSSVPVERKSLGIKRKFSLSQLEVDEKMSIALEILIKKNSGPDIEECMDKLEGLGWEEPLYSAAVSILCEGDSHRKVWMKMIEVDKLESWIKVMGKRIGIL; via the exons ATGGAACAATCTGATGAAAATCAAAGAGTGAGTTGGAGAAATGTCAATGTAGTGAATACCTTTTTAGAGACTTGTATTGAAGAAGTATCCTTAAACGGGAGACTTAGAAACAGTTTGAAGCCGGATTCATGGAACAAGGTTAAGCTAGCTCTGGAGACTTCTCATGGTTTACGAGTCACTCAGAAGCAGATGAAGAATCATTAtgattatttaaaagaaaaatatcaagCTTGGCTGCCGATAACTAAAAAGACTGGCAATTTTTATGATCCAGCAACCAATTCCATTCGAATGTCTAATGTTGAGTGGGATGAGTACATAAAG GCTCATCCAAAAGCAAAGACATTGAAGAGCTCACCTCTACCTTTTCCGGATCTTTGTACAAGACTTTTTGAGGATTCTAGTGGAACAGAAGTTCATGGTCAGAGTCCAAGCGGTACAATTCCCGGGCCTAATATGTCTTATGTATCTACTGATAAAGATATAGATACACCTGATGTTGCCGAAGATCTACTTGGTGACAAAAATGATGGAGCTTCTAATAATTCTACGTCTCAATCTTCAGTTCCAgttgaaaggaaaagtttaggaATTAAGAGAAAATTCTCATTGTCTCAATTGGAAGTTGATGAGAAGATGAGCATTGCATTGGAGatattgattaaaaaaaatagtgGGCCTGACATTGAGGAATGTATGGACAAATTAGAGGGACTTGGATGGGAAGAACCGTTATACAGCGCAGCTGTTAGTATACTTTGTGAAGGTGATAGTCACAGAAAAGTATGGATGAAAATGATAGAGGTCGACAAATTAGAGAGTTGGATCAAAGTCATGGGGAAAAGGATAGGAATTCTTTGA